The DNA sequence CTGCGTGAACTCGCGTTGGAACATCTGGGCCATTTGTTCCGGCGACCCGTGCGAGATGCGCAGGATAATCTCGGGGTTAAAGGCGATTATGTTCTCCATGCTGAGCGGGATGGTCTGTGTGTGGCGGGCTACATTCATGCCTTCGGTGACATTGCGGCCGCCTAACATGCTGACCATTTCTCCGACATAGGAGTATTGCGTAGAGAGCATAAAGGACTGCGGTGTTCCCCAGATGATTAGCACGCGTGGTGAAGGCCTACCTTGCGCAGCCCGCAGAGCCGCGCGTTCGCGCTGGCGAATATGGTCGATTAGCGCCTGCGCGTGGTTAGCGTTGTTGAAGAACGCGCGCCCGAACATTTCTAGGTTAGCTATCACGTCGCTGTAGCGCTGGTTGTCAATAAAGTAGGCAGTCAAGCCGTGTTGCCTAAAGACAGGCGCGAGAGAAGGCTTAAAGAGAATATTGGCGATTACAAGGTCGGGTCTGAGGGCACGCAAACGCTCAATGTCGGGAGCCGCCGGACGGCCAACCTGCGGCACATCGCGCAATATGTGGTGTGCCCGCGCCGTCGTGGACATACCTACCGGCATAATCCCCATACTGGCGAGCACTCCTGCCGTGTTGACCGACAGCGCTACGATGCGGCGAGGAATTTCTTCCAGGACTAGTTCTGTTCCGTCTGTCTCGACGAGCCTAAAGACATGCGGCTCTGTGGGGGCGGGCGTAACAGCCGCAGGCGGAGTATGGACTTGCGGTGCGGGCGAGGGGGCAGGCGCTACGGGTGTTGTGGCCACCGGACGAGCTGCGGGTTGCGCCACGACTGGGGTGGATGGTGTTGGGGCAGGCGCGGCCACGCTTGGCGCAGGCGCAGGCGCAGGAGTTGTCGGTGGGGTTGTCGGCGCAGGCGTGCTTACGGGCGGATTCGTCACGGGCGGAGTTTGGGCTTGCTGGTTGGCAGGTGCAGGCTGCGCAGTTTGCGTAGCGCAACCGACAGTAAATGCCGCTAATGCGACTACGAGTGTGAGAGCAAGGAATTTTCTCATGGGAACTTCTCGCCTCCTAGTTTGGTTATATGGCTTCTGCAGTGACGGTCGGACGAACAACTTTGGCAGAGAGAGCCTTATAGACTCCGCTTACGTCAGAGTCAGGGAAGGCCTCGAGGACGGTTCGCCCTACGTTTTCGGCCTTTTGCACTAGAGGGTGTCGCGGAATGTAGTGGACTATCTCCGTGCCGATTTCGCGCGCGGCTTTGTCAACTAAGGCAGTCTCGTCTTCGACTCCCTTGGCGTTAAGGACTAGGCCGCTTAGTTTGGCATAGCCTCGCACACTAAACTGCCTGACTGCGTGCGAAATATTGGCCGCGGCGTAAAGCGACATCATCTCACCCGACGTTACTATGTACACTTCTTCGGCATAGCCACCGCGGAGCGGCATAGCAAAGCCGCCGCAAACGACGTCGCCTAGGACGTCGTAAATGACGACATCAGGGCGATGAACTTCAAAAGCCTTAAGCTCCTCTAGCTTTTCAAAAGCCGAGATAATGCCGCGCCCGGCGCAACCGACGCCTGGCGTTGGCCCGCCAGCCTCTACGCACAGCACACCGGCAAACCCTTGATGTACGATGTGCTCTAGTCTAAGGTCTTCCCGCTTGGCTTTAATGGAGTCAAGCACGGTGGGAATTACTCGTCCCGACATCAGGGTCTTGGTGGAATCGGCTTTTGGGTCGCACCCAATTTGCATGACGCGCAAGCCAGACACAGCTAAAGCAGCAGATAAGTTCGACGTCGTAGTCGATTTGCCGATGCCGCCCTTGCCGTAAATTGCGATCTTCTTCACTTAGTCACCTCTCTATGTCTTATGTGCGAATGAGAATCATTATCACACGAAGTATAGCACGCAGGTATTGCCAAGTCAACGGGCAGAGTGCAGGAAAATGCCTGCGCAAAGCGAACATAAGTGGCAATATGGCGCAAGGAGGCAACGGATGAAAGTCGCGT is a window from the Selenomonadales bacterium genome containing:
- a CDS encoding ABC transporter substrate-binding protein gives rise to the protein MRKFLALTLVVALAAFTVGCATQTAQPAPANQQAQTPPVTNPPVSTPAPTTPPTTPAPAPAPSVAAPAPTPSTPVVAQPAARPVATTPVAPAPSPAPQVHTPPAAVTPAPTEPHVFRLVETDGTELVLEEIPRRIVALSVNTAGVLASMGIMPVGMSTTARAHHILRDVPQVGRPAAPDIERLRALRPDLVIANILFKPSLAPVFRQHGLTAYFIDNQRYSDVIANLEMFGRAFFNNANHAQALIDHIRQRERAALRAAQGRPSPRVLIIWGTPQSFMLSTQYSYVGEMVSMLGGRNVTEGMNVARHTQTIPLSMENIIAFNPEIILRISHGSPEQMAQMFQREFTQNPVWGRLAAVQNGRVIDLPVDLFMSNPGLPMIDALEALARFMYP
- a CDS encoding AAA family ATPase, giving the protein MKKIAIYGKGGIGKSTTTSNLSAALAVSGLRVMQIGCDPKADSTKTLMSGRVIPTVLDSIKAKREDLRLEHIVHQGFAGVLCVEAGGPTPGVGCAGRGIISAFEKLEELKAFEVHRPDVVIYDVLGDVVCGGFAMPLRGGYAEEVYIVTSGEMMSLYAAANISHAVRQFSVRGYAKLSGLVLNAKGVEDETALVDKAAREIGTEIVHYIPRHPLVQKAENVGRTVLEAFPDSDVSGVYKALSAKVVRPTVTAEAI